A region from the Geobacter benzoatilyticus genome encodes:
- a CDS encoding diaminopimelate decarboxylase, with translation MTITSFGPTGLDATIIPKIAGEWGTPIYLHDQQYIENSCDQLLAMPNAYGLHVRYAIKANSDRTVLRIVTGKGLDLDCSSLDEAARAHAAGIPYSRMMLTTQEVPTDEERTELEAMIKDGLRYNVCSMLQYQLIADFAAQNKIDLSMRVHPGAAGGGESATRDTGSEYSCFGVHLRDVPTVKALADEKGLRFTQVHVHIGSGGAPEKWQENIDRELGFVKTYFPDATTVSFGGGLKVARMPGEKQADITSLGAYAKQRIEEFKAATGRELVMEIEPGTFVVANSGHIVTRIIDKKFTNEMNFLIVDGGMELLTRPLLYGSEHPIAIVSQDGTLLSSEYDQTPTAGLKPFGIVGRCCESGDSVRLDKEGNIVPVMIVEPEIGDYVVIGGTGAYSESMSPENYNSHRKPGAVMRTKTGDLVLIRKKQVREQLTQNELDVTL, from the coding sequence AACAGCTGCGACCAGCTGCTTGCCATGCCCAATGCCTACGGCCTGCACGTACGCTACGCCATCAAGGCCAACTCGGACCGAACCGTTCTGCGCATCGTCACCGGCAAGGGGCTGGATCTGGACTGCTCTTCCCTGGACGAGGCGGCCCGGGCCCATGCCGCCGGCATCCCCTACAGCCGCATGATGCTCACCACCCAGGAGGTCCCCACCGACGAGGAGCGGACCGAGCTTGAGGCCATGATCAAGGACGGTCTCAGGTACAACGTCTGCTCCATGCTGCAGTACCAGCTGATTGCCGACTTTGCCGCCCAGAACAAGATCGACCTTTCCATGAGAGTCCATCCGGGTGCGGCCGGCGGCGGCGAAAGCGCCACCCGCGACACCGGCAGCGAGTACTCCTGCTTCGGCGTCCACCTGCGCGACGTACCGACCGTGAAGGCCCTGGCCGACGAGAAAGGGCTCCGCTTTACCCAGGTCCATGTCCACATCGGCTCGGGCGGCGCCCCGGAGAAGTGGCAGGAGAACATCGACCGGGAGCTCGGCTTCGTCAAGACCTACTTCCCGGATGCCACGACCGTCAGCTTCGGCGGCGGCCTCAAGGTGGCCCGCATGCCGGGCGAGAAGCAGGCCGACATCACCTCCCTGGGGGCCTATGCAAAACAGCGGATCGAGGAGTTCAAGGCCGCCACCGGCCGCGAACTGGTGATGGAGATCGAGCCGGGGACCTTTGTGGTGGCCAACTCGGGACACATCGTCACCCGCATCATCGACAAGAAGTTCACCAACGAGATGAACTTCCTCATCGTCGACGGCGGCATGGAGCTGCTGACCCGGCCGCTCCTGTACGGCTCCGAGCACCCCATCGCCATCGTCAGCCAGGACGGAACGCTCCTCTCCAGCGAGTACGACCAGACCCCCACGGCGGGGCTGAAGCCCTTCGGCATCGTCGGCCGCTGCTGCGAAAGCGGCGACTCGGTCCGCTTGGACAAGGAGGGTAACATCGTGCCGGTCATGATTGTGGAGCCGGAGATCGGCGACTACGTCGTCATCGGCGGCACCGGTGCCTACTCCGAGAGCATGTCGCCGGAAAACTACAACTCCCACCGCAAGCCGGGAGCCGTCATGAGGACCAAAACCGGCGACCTGGTGCTGATCCGGAAGAAGCAGGTACGGGAGCAGCTTACCCAGAACGAACTGGACGTGACGCTGTAG
- a CDS encoding WD40/YVTN/BNR-like repeat-containing protein, with protein MLMRLLLRMVGIGAVMVTLLLSGCGSDNDNDPQIETEPPLLGASPINVRWVVVDGAAQQADPNTGYIAFNAVESAVITLPVEAEVGDIVAVTGSADGGWRIAQNPDQTIVADGIFEYGTVWFQSSAGPCFDVASSADGTRLVAARPQGQIQLSRDAGATWIGRGPEKTWYSVASSADGSKLVAVARGDYIYTSADYGETWTQRGPSRTWASVTSSADGTKLAAVAENDYIYVSTDSGVTWTQRGLNKPWRAVASSADGTRLIALGDYTSYRSTDSGATWDYMLFNVQGKPTYSYYLQYWQSVACSADGKRWIAGSSWDDLYLSSDYGYTWYKAGVSGYWSGVASSADGRVLLAAPYYDLLYVSTDYGQTWQRRGAKKAWYSVATAADGSSSAAVDFGGPVFVSHDLSTSLTGTAGFLYGENRGNDAVLQYAGNGQYDLISYRGRVLFDRQIK; from the coding sequence ATGTTGATGCGACTGCTATTGCGAATGGTGGGAATTGGCGCCGTGATGGTTACCTTGCTGTTGTCCGGCTGCGGGTCGGATAACGATAATGATCCCCAGATCGAAACCGAGCCGCCGCTGCTGGGCGCCAGCCCAATCAACGTACGGTGGGTAGTTGTGGACGGGGCTGCCCAGCAGGCTGATCCCAACACCGGTTATATCGCCTTCAACGCGGTTGAATCGGCTGTGATCACCCTGCCCGTTGAAGCGGAGGTCGGCGATATCGTCGCCGTGACCGGCAGCGCCGACGGTGGTTGGAGGATTGCACAGAATCCGGACCAGACCATTGTTGCCGATGGCATTTTTGAGTACGGCACTGTCTGGTTCCAAAGTTCCGCCGGGCCCTGCTTTGACGTTGCTTCCTCCGCCGATGGAACCAGGCTGGTTGCCGCCCGCCCCCAAGGTCAGATTCAGCTTTCGCGGGATGCCGGCGCGACCTGGATCGGGCGGGGGCCGGAGAAAACCTGGTATTCGGTTGCATCGTCCGCCGATGGCAGCAAGCTGGTGGCGGTAGCAAGGGGTGATTACATCTATACTTCTGCCGATTACGGAGAGACGTGGACGCAACGGGGACCGAGCCGGACCTGGGCGAGTGTGACCTCCTCGGCAGATGGCACCAAGCTGGCTGCGGTGGCGGAAAATGATTATATCTATGTCTCCACCGATTCAGGGGTTACCTGGACCCAACGCGGGTTGAACAAGCCATGGCGGGCCGTGGCCTCCTCGGCCGACGGAACCCGACTCATCGCGCTCGGGGATTACACCAGCTACCGCTCGACAGATTCGGGGGCAACGTGGGACTACATGCTGTTCAACGTGCAAGGCAAACCGACGTATTCTTATTATCTCCAGTATTGGCAGTCCGTGGCCTGCTCGGCCGATGGTAAGCGGTGGATTGCCGGTTCCAGCTGGGATGATCTCTATCTCTCTTCGGATTACGGCTACACCTGGTACAAGGCCGGGGTGAGCGGTTATTGGAGCGGGGTTGCTTCCTCTGCTGACGGGCGGGTACTGCTGGCGGCACCCTATTACGATTTGCTTTATGTCTCAACCGATTACGGCCAGACCTGGCAGCGGCGGGGGGCGAAAAAAGCCTGGTATTCAGTGGCCACTGCGGCGGATGGCTCCTCTTCGGCCGCAGTCGATTTTGGCGGTCCGGTTTTCGTCTCCCATGACCTGTCCACTTCACTGACGGGCACGGCTGGATTTCTCTACGGGGAGAACCGGGGCAACGATGCCGTCCTGCAGTACGCCGGCAACGGCCAGTATGACCTGATCAGCTATAGGGGACGGGTGCTGTTTGACCGGCAAATCAAGTAG